In Streptomyces sp. NBC_00878, a single window of DNA contains:
- a CDS encoding C40 family peptidase: protein MRQPLRTHGYRAAAAAALACVLTATTQQAAQADPPTLTEVRARLQSLYHDAEVATDQYNAADEKVTAQQKRVGTLNGRVHTTEAELARLNSLAGATARAQYRSGGVPAEVQFALATDPGRALDNAGLALQAQQSTQNLLTDLTTTREDLRTRTDAAAAELKRLRASRRAMDTGRKKIEQHIAAARKLESQLAAKERRRLAALDKKAADDAQATWESTGILEKIGTDGTAAGKQAIAYATRQLGKPYVWGAEGPDSFDCSGLTSQAWLAAGHTIPRTSEEQWRRLKRIPVEDMRPGDLIIYFSDASHVALYMGDGKIVSAPRPGRDIYVSPAASMPILGVVRPDA from the coding sequence ATGAGACAGCCTCTGCGCACACACGGCTACCGGGCGGCGGCAGCTGCCGCCCTGGCCTGCGTGCTGACGGCAACGACGCAGCAGGCCGCCCAGGCCGACCCGCCGACCCTCACCGAGGTACGCGCCCGGCTCCAGAGCCTCTACCACGACGCCGAAGTCGCCACGGACCAGTACAACGCCGCCGACGAGAAGGTGACCGCGCAGCAGAAACGCGTCGGCACGCTCAACGGCCGGGTCCACACGACCGAGGCGGAACTGGCCCGCCTCAACTCCCTTGCCGGGGCGACCGCGCGGGCCCAGTACCGGAGCGGCGGCGTGCCCGCCGAGGTGCAGTTCGCCCTCGCCACCGATCCCGGACGCGCCCTGGACAACGCCGGGTTGGCCCTCCAGGCCCAGCAGTCCACGCAGAACCTGCTGACGGACCTGACGACGACCCGCGAGGACCTGCGCACCCGGACCGACGCCGCCGCGGCCGAACTGAAGCGCCTGCGGGCAAGCCGCCGGGCGATGGACACAGGGCGCAAGAAGATCGAGCAACACATCGCCGCGGCAAGGAAGTTGGAGTCCCAACTGGCGGCGAAGGAACGCCGACGACTCGCCGCACTGGACAAGAAGGCAGCCGACGACGCCCAGGCGACGTGGGAAAGCACGGGCATCCTCGAAAAGATCGGCACCGACGGAACCGCCGCGGGCAAGCAGGCCATCGCCTACGCCACCCGCCAACTCGGCAAGCCCTACGTCTGGGGCGCCGAGGGCCCGGACTCCTTCGACTGCTCCGGGCTCACCTCCCAGGCCTGGCTGGCGGCGGGCCACACGATCCCCCGTACATCGGAGGAACAGTGGCGCCGCCTGAAGCGCATCCCCGTCGAGGACATGCGCCCGGGAGACCTCATCATCTACTTCTCCGACGCCAGCCATGTCGCCCTCTACATGGGCGACGGCAAGATCGTCTCGGCGCCTCGCCCCGGGCGGGACATCTATGTGTCACCGGCCGCGTCGATGCCGATTCTGGGGGTGGTGCGGCCGGACGCGTGA
- a CDS encoding DUF418 domain-containing protein produces the protein MSQGASEPGRVGRVHEIDVLRGFALFGILLVNAQMMAGPYASFGGGPGASPVDRVAAWGVTATTTAYQLFSFLFGYSFVLQMRSAPRVGGAFAVRHLRRTAGLFGLGVVHAVLLFPGDILMTYAVLALILYGLRGLSPRAALRTAACLVAGLSVLLLGYGLLTVAFAEPLTEAQYAPRVADTVAAYRSGVLSVIGAHLRELPTTLGANLMYAPDMLAAFLAGLAAAKAGLVERRGRDRRWLRRTVVRWGPVGLAGGVVTACCANWPLDSRWFLVGHAVSLLTAPALTTAYACGLLLLLDARGPAAAVLAASGRMALTHYLSQSLVLACVFTGYGFGLYDRVGTAAVLAGCVVLYGLQLALGAWLMGRVRYGPAELLLRTATSARWPGVRPPVSSAA, from the coding sequence GTGAGCCAGGGTGCGAGCGAGCCCGGCCGTGTCGGGCGGGTCCACGAGATCGATGTGCTGCGCGGGTTCGCCCTGTTCGGCATCCTGCTCGTCAACGCCCAGATGATGGCGGGGCCGTACGCCTCGTTCGGTGGTGGTCCGGGGGCCTCGCCCGTCGACCGGGTGGCCGCCTGGGGCGTGACCGCGACGACCACCGCCTATCAGCTGTTCTCCTTTCTGTTCGGCTACAGCTTCGTGCTCCAGATGCGCTCCGCGCCGCGGGTGGGTGGCGCGTTCGCGGTGCGCCATCTACGGCGTACCGCGGGGTTGTTCGGGCTCGGGGTCGTCCATGCCGTGCTGCTCTTCCCCGGCGACATCCTGATGACGTACGCCGTTCTGGCGCTGATCCTGTACGGTCTGCGCGGTCTCTCTCCGCGCGCCGCGCTGCGGACCGCGGCCTGCCTGGTCGCGGGTCTGTCCGTCCTGCTGCTCGGGTACGGGCTGCTGACCGTCGCCTTCGCCGAACCGCTCACTGAGGCCCAGTACGCCCCCCGCGTCGCGGACACCGTGGCCGCCTACCGCAGTGGTGTCCTGTCGGTGATCGGGGCCCACCTGCGCGAACTGCCGACGACGCTCGGCGCGAATCTGATGTACGCCCCCGACATGCTGGCGGCGTTCCTGGCGGGACTCGCGGCGGCCAAGGCGGGGCTGGTGGAGCGGCGCGGGCGGGACCGGCGGTGGCTGCGGCGGACGGTCGTACGGTGGGGGCCGGTCGGCCTGGCCGGTGGTGTGGTCACCGCGTGCTGTGCGAACTGGCCGCTGGACAGCCGGTGGTTCCTGGTCGGCCACGCGGTGTCGCTGCTGACCGCGCCGGCGCTCACGACGGCGTATGCGTGCGGACTGCTCCTGCTGCTCGACGCGCGCGGCCCGGCGGCGGCCGTACTCGCCGCCTCCGGGCGCATGGCGCTCACCCACTACCTCAGCCAGTCGCTGGTCCTCGCGTGCGTGTTCACCGGGTACGGCTTCGGGCTCTACGACCGGGTCGGCACCGCCGCCGTCCTCGCGGGCTGCGTGGTGCTGTACGGCCTCCAACTCGCCCTCGGCGCATGGCTGATGGGCCGGGTGCGGTACGGGCCTGCCGAGCTGTTGCTGCGTACGGCCACGTCGGCGCGGTGGCCCGGGGTCCGTCCGCCTGTCTCGTCGGCGGCGTAG
- a CDS encoding PH domain-containing protein, whose translation MLADDDVPAAIAIPFTIAWVTFMGWLFYAALRCSTAADIKAIHVRGMVRRRRLAWADVQDIKAETKYSEGNSASVVVYVYGRDGSRVLLPFVDDLHVDVGYELAVLMAAWQELRGADWSPDPAAAVLIGRRGARRQALGIGFASVALASIPLLVLIVLRFSVDMPGWLKSMLHPLVVLGVVPLIFALTAIASYRRQLSNG comes from the coding sequence ATGCTGGCCGATGATGACGTGCCCGCCGCGATTGCCATCCCCTTCACCATCGCGTGGGTGACGTTCATGGGGTGGCTCTTCTACGCCGCCCTGCGCTGTTCCACCGCGGCGGACATCAAAGCGATCCATGTGCGTGGCATGGTCAGGCGCCGACGGCTGGCCTGGGCGGACGTCCAGGACATCAAGGCGGAGACAAAGTATTCGGAGGGCAATTCGGCCAGCGTGGTCGTGTACGTCTACGGCCGGGATGGCAGCAGGGTGCTGCTGCCGTTCGTCGACGATCTGCACGTCGACGTCGGGTACGAACTCGCGGTGCTGATGGCGGCCTGGCAGGAGCTGCGCGGTGCGGACTGGTCGCCGGACCCGGCGGCCGCAGTTCTCATCGGTCGCCGCGGTGCGCGCCGACAAGCCCTCGGGATCGGCTTCGCCTCCGTGGCACTGGCGTCCATCCCGCTGCTGGTGCTGATAGTGCTGCGGTTCTCCGTGGACATGCCCGGGTGGTTGAAGTCGATGCTGCACCCGCTCGTGGTCTTGGGCGTGGTGCCTCTGATCTTCGCACTGACCGCGATCGCCTCGTACCGCAGGCAGCTGAGCAACGGCTGA